AACTGGCCCTTTTTGGGTTTGAATCTCGTCATTTTGAAATAATGCCATGATTTCATCCGAAATATGAACTATGCTTCTCGCAACTGCAACACGGTGTGTTACCGTCTTATCGCCAACATCGACCATTGACGGATTGCCCGAAGCATCAAGATGGGTAAAAGAAGCCATTATAATTTTTTCCCAAAAATAAAGGATTTGTTTTTAAATAGAGAATCCAAGTGAAATTCCCGCAATACTACTGGTGTGAGAATCAATAAAATAAGAAAAGTGCTTTTGATAATATTTGGGTGTATATTGAATCTTGAGGAATATTACTTTAGGTTTGGGTGGAATATCAATTACAATTTGTTGTCTGAGTCCTACGATTCCAAAAATATAATTTCGTGGAACTTCATTGGCATATAAAACTGGCGTATAACTCAATCCAAATTCACCGAACCACTCGACTGATACTTTTGATGGAGTCGCTTTACATCTCAATGACACCCTGTGTTTTACCCTCTTTTTCAGATTATTAAGATTAACGTTTTGAGTTACAGCAATTGGTAGTGATAGTCCGCCATCTTTAAGGCCAATCCATGACATAGACCCGGGTACCAAGCCAGCCCCTACTCTAAATGTATTAAAGGATTTCATTTTTCGATTAAATGCTTTTTCATAGTTTATTGATGCAATTGGACTTACACCAAAAACCTCGACAGTCAATGCCTTTTTATATCTTGTACGATAAGAGATTTGACCACTGGAATAAGAGGCAATAAAGAAAAAAAGAGTGAAAGCAATTAATTGGTTTTTCACTTAAAATTATATTTTTTAAAAAGCACGTTTTGATTGGTTATACACTGATAACCAATTTTTTTCCAAAGGTTTTAAATTTTTTAAGAATATTCAAACAATATGAAGGAATTTTCTTTTATGGTCAGTATTAAAACGTTAAATCGATTCTAATATTTGCGAAGAAACATCTTTTTCCATAAACCAATTGCTAGCTTTTTGGTTTTAGAATATTATTTACGACAATTTTTTTCAAAATTTGTGGTTCTAACACTCTAAAAAGATTTTGATGAATCAAAATAGCGACAAAAAAACTGCTTCTATCCCTTTAATAATTTCCGTTTCGGTAGCTTTAGGGATTTTTCTGGGAGCTACGATTTTCGGAAAAAAGACTTTCAATTCTCAAACATTTTCGTCTGGTAAAATTTTTAATGAAGTATTATTAAATATTCAAAAAAGTTATGTTGACGAAGTGGATATAGATTCCCTTTCTCAATTTGGTATTACTAAAATGCTTGAAAAGTTGGATCCACATACTGCCTATTTACCTCCACAGGAGGCTGAATTAGCTAGTTCTGACCTTCATGATGGTTTTGATGGAATTGGAGTAGAGTTTAATATTTTCAATGATTCACTTTACGTGGTCACTGCCCTTAGTGGAGGACCATCTGAAGCCGTAGGTATAAAAACAGGAGATATTATTCTTCAGGCCGATACGATGAATCTTTCCGGGAAAAAACTCAATAATAATTTAGTATTCAAAAGTCTCCGTGGACCCCGAAACTCTATTGTAAAACTTAAAATAAAAAGGAAGGGATTCGGAAAACCGCTATTTTTCAATGTAAAAAGAGATAAGATTCCGACATTCAGCATCGATGCAGCTTATCTGATGGCCGACAAAAAGACGGGCTATATCAAAATTAATCGTTTTGCAGAAACCACCTATGATGAGTTTGTAACTCACCTCAAAAACCTCAAATCTGCCGGAATGCAGCAGCTGATGATTGACCTGAGAGATAACCCTGGCGGTTATATGGACAAAGCAACTGACATTGTGGATGAGTTGGTCGGTGGAAATGGTGTCATCGTATATACCAAAGGAAAAGATAAAGCCAATAACTATGAAGTTAAAGCAGAAAAAGACGGGATTTTTGAAAAAGGTAAAATTGTAGTATTGGTTGACGAAGGCAGTGCCTCTGCTTCAGAGATTGTAAGTGGCTCATTGCAGGACTATGATAGAGCCACTATTGTAGGAAGAAGAACTTTCGGAAAAGGACTCGTACAGGCACCTATCAAACTTTCTGATGGCTCAGAACTACGCCTGACGATTTCGAGATATTACATACCCAGTGGCAGAAGTATCCAGAAACCCTACACGTTGGGTCATGGTGAAGAATACATGGAAGACATGCACAAAAGGTTCAGTCAAAAAGAATTGTTTGTAAAAGATAGCATTAAGTTTAATCAGAAACTGAAATTCAAAACAAAAGGTGGTCGCACCGTGTATGGAGGTGGTGGAATCACTCCAGACGTTTTTGTACCTCAGGACACGAGTTATTATACGCCATACCTTGTTGAACTTTTTGCCCAGAATATTTTCAGGGAGTTTTCTATGAAATATACGCAAGAGCATCAAAATGAGCTTAAAGCTATGGGCTTCCAAAAGTACCTTTCTTCATATAATCTGGACGAAAAAGTATTGGCCGGCCTGAAATTAACGGCTCAACAAAAAGGAATAAAATTCTCAGAAAAAGATTTTGCTTTATCTAAAGATTACATAAAACTTTATACCAAAGCTCTGATTGCCAGGAACATCTGGAAACGAAATGAAAAAGAAGGCCTTACCAATGAGTTTTATCAGGTCTTCAATCAAGATGACCCTATGATCAGAAAAGGCCTCGCAAGTTTCTAATTATCGTAAATATGAAAATCAAACGATTATTTTTCTACCTGTTTCTGGTTTCTTTTTTTGAAATTAAAGCTCAGGAAAAAATAAAAGCTGGGATTGAACTTGACGCCCTTCCCTACATTACCGGAGGATACTTCGGAGCGGGATTTGCCGGGAAAGGTTACTGGAGATTAAGAGTTTTGACAGCTTCAGTCAACAAACCTGACTGGAGTATCAATAAGAATTTTTCTAACAACCATGTGGAGGCATACGCTGTTGTGGTGGATAGATTTTTCAAAAAAAGCTGGTCAGGCTTGTGGTTTGGCGGTGGTTTGGTGTATTGGAAAAGTAAAATCCAAACTCAAGCCAAACAACAAACCGCCAAATTCCAAAATTCATTGCTTAACGGAAGTCTTGGATACAATCTTAAGCTCAACAAACACTTTTACCTTTCACCCTGGGCCGGCATGAGCCTTCGTGTGGGTGGCGACCAAAATGTTCCGGTTGACCAAACTACCTATACGCTGCCAATGCTTTATCCTGAAGCCTCTTTGAAATTAGGCGTGATTTTTTAAATGATCGGGCAACGGAATATCTTTGCTGAATTCATCGGCGATAGGCGTCAGTCTTTTGGGTGGAACGGGAATTAATCCTGACCAAATCGGAAGGCTAAGATCTTCATCATCATCGATGGGCATTCCTTGTCTGATTTTGGCCGAAGCTTCCGAAATATCAAAACTCAAAAGCATAGTTTTGTTAACTTCACCGGCTTTCATAGGGCGTAGATATTCCCAGCTGCTGGGTACAATTTTTTCGGTCAATTCTTTGAAAAAATCCCATTTGGTATCAAAATCATTGATTCTTTCAGCTTTTGAGAAAATTATCACAGAACGATAATTGACTGAATGATGAAATGCCGACTTGGCCACTACCAGATCATCTACAAGCATGACCGAAATACACAGCGGAATCCCTTTTTCTATTTCTCTTAAAAAATGACTTCCGACTGAGCCGTGGATGTATAGTTTATCCTCTTTTCTGACAAAAGCCGTTGGAATCGAAAACGGCTGGTTGTCAACCGAATAGCTGATTGTACAGAACATGGCCTCATCCAATATGGAATTAATTGTGGCTTCGTCATATGAGGCTCTTTTTGCCGAGCGACTGGGGGTGGTTTTGGGAGTTTGCTTTATCATAATATGTAATAAGGTATTTCAAATGAGGGTTTAAAACCAAGTTTTTGTGCCAAATAATAAGACTGAGAGTTGCCTTTTCTACATGACCAAACGGGAATAAACCGGTTATTTTGCAAGAAATCAATTAACTCTGAACACACGATTTTTGCCAGCCCATTTCCCCTGAATTCTTCAGCCGTTTCGATGCCAATCTCAAAATAGGGCTCATGGACAAAAGATGAAAAAGCAATGGAAGCCGGCTTGCCCTTGACTTTCAGACAAAAACCTAGGCCCTTTTGCAAAAAATCTTCAGCATTATTCCAAAAAACATTGGGAACCACAGAGCCTTCGAAACTTTCGAATATTTCTTTATCAATTTTTACAATTTCGCGGTTTCCCGTTTCAGGGAAATATTTATGGAATTCATTGGGCAAGAACTCAAAATTTGCACGGGTTTGAAGCCAGATTTTTTGTTTATTTTCGGTTTCTGACCAAATATTTGAAAACCAAACCTGGAATATTTCGTCCCATGAATCTGGGCTAGCCTGCAAATATTCATGATTGGTTTTTTCGCCCGAAATATATTTCTTAAGCCAATTATTAAAGTTTTCATCATCCGTTTTTCCAAACAATAGAGACATTCCATAAGGATGTTTCACATAAAAAACCTCAGGATTATCGGCATGGTTTACAAAAACCTGCCCATTTACATGATTCCTGATAACTGACATTGCAAAAAAATGATTTATCTGAACTGATTCCAGAGCTTTTTCGCAGAGAAAGTATTTATTTTTTTCCAGTAGAATCATTCTTTTAGGCCTAATCTGAAATGATGATAAACGATTTTCATTTTTTTGTTGAGATACAACCTGTGAGCATCATATCGTTGATGCCCCGAATCGAGATGAACCGCATTGAGACCCTCGGATTTTGCTTTTTCGACTACAAAGTCAAACAAAGCTCCGGCATAACCCTTCCCCCGGAATTCGGGAGCGGTGGTCAGGTCATCAATGTAAATAAACCGACCCTCAAATAGTGTGGTCAAATAACGAAACCCACAAGCTGAGGTCACTTTACCTTTTTCTTCTGCGTAAATGAGTGTGTAAGACTCTTTTTCCATCTCGGTAATAAGGTTCAAAAGAATTTCGGCAGATAGATGAGGACGCAGATGTTTCAAAACTTCCAAACACTTGAGGTAGTCTTGTTCGGAGCGGGCAATTTTTATTTCCATTTGTTTTTTTGAATTCCTGATACAAAAATATATCTTTACCGGATGGGCATTGTCGTCCAGTTTTTAGATAACTAGTAGTCCGGTTTATGTTTCCTTTCAAATCGCATCTTAAAATAGAGAAAGGCCAGAAAGTGCCTGTTTACAGTCAGTTAGGCACTCAAATCATTGGTTTGATAAAATCCGGTTTGCTCCCTCCGGGGTTTAAAATGCCGGGTTCCAGAATTATGAGTGAGTTGCTTTCGGTGCACAGAAAGACCATCACCCAGGTATATAGTGAATTGCAAATGCAGGGTTGGTTGGAAACACTGCCGGGAAGCGGCACTTTTGTGCCCAGGAATATTCCGGTTATAAATCCACAAAAAATTCTGATTGAAACAGGAGAAAGACCTAAAAAAGCCGGATTTTTTTATGCGAAAAGGAATTTCTGATCAGAGAACCCATAAAAGCAACCGACCTCTTACACCTCGATGATGGTTTTCCTGATCCACGACTAGCCCCATTACCTGAACTAGCCCGGGCCTATCGCAGCAATTTATTGTATGGAAACAGCTACCAAAAACTGGGCTACGGAGATACTGCGGGCTTGCTTTGGCTGAGAAAAGAATTATCGTCTTATCTCAATGAAAGCAGGAGCCTGAAAATCAATGAAAACAATATTTTGATAGTAAGGGGTACAATTATGGCCCTATATCTGACCAATCTGGGTTTAGTAAAAACAGGCGACAAAGTAGCTATGGGCTGGCCGGGTTGGCTGAGTGCCCGCATAAGCTTTTTACAAGCCGGTGCCGAAGTAATTGAAATTCCAACCGATGAATATGGTATTGACACCGACGCCCTGGAAATTGTTTGCCAAAAACAAAAAATTAGATTGCTTTACGTTACCCCTCACCACAACTACCCTACCACTTACACTTTGAAAGCCGACAGACGGGTAAAACTGCTTCAGTTAGCCGAAAAATACGATTTTATCATTTTTGAGGATGACTACGATTATGACTTTCATTATCAGAGCCGCCCGCTGTTGCCTCTGGCCAGTGCCGATAGTAATGGAAGGGTGCTCTATTCCGGTTCGTTTACCAAAAGTATTTCACCGGGATTCAGGGTGGGTTATTTGGTGGCTACCGAAGATGTTATTCAGCATTTATCGCATCACCGGCGACTGATTGACCGGCAGGGCGACAATATGCTCGAAAATGCTCTGGCTCAGCTTCTTCATGAGGGAATAATTCAGAAACATCTGCGTAGGTCATTGAAGGAATATAAAACCAGGCGAGATTTTTTCTGCGAAAAACTAAGTAGTGACTTTTCCGGAAAAATTGAATTTCAGATTCCAGAAGGCGGAATGTCGGTCTGGGCTCAGTTTGATCCTAAAATTGATATGAAGAAAACTGCTGAAACGGCACTCAAAAAAGGAATGTATTTCAGTGATGGGGCAACTCATGATACTGATAAAATTAAAAATTGCACCAGATTGGGATTTGCAAGCTCAACCGTTGAAGAATTAGACCGATGTTTGAAGATTTTGAGGGAATCGTTCAGCTAAAAATTAATTTATTCTTTTCTTTGAGAAATTTTTATAATAATGCAAACCGAAATTTTTGAAAATTCTGAGGATCTGGCCATTGCGTTGGCCGGGCATATTATGGGTATTTTGAAAGAAAAACCCAATGCCACCATGGTCTTGACTTCAGGAAATACGCCAATAGCTGCTTACCGGCATATTGCCAAAACGGCCTCGAAAGATCTTTTTAAACATGCGACCATCATTGGTTTGGACGAATGGGTAGGTGTATCAGGCGAAAGCGAAGGGAGTTGTAAATATATTGTAGAGGAAAATTTATTGAAACCACTGGGAATTCCTGCCTCTCAATATACTTTTTTTGACTCCATGACCACAGACCTTCAGGCTGAATGTGAAAGGGTGGACGAGCTGATTTTTTCAAAAGGTGGGCTGGATTTTATTTTAGTAGGATTGGGAGTTAACGGCCACATTGGCCTCAATGAGCCGGGCTCATCTTTTGATTCTTATTGTCAGGTGACAGATCTGGAAGAAATAACGATAACTATCGGCCAAAAATACTTCAATTCGGCCACACCACTTACGCAGGGAATCACAGTGGGATTAAAGCATCTTCTGGAAGCAAAAGAAGCCATGGTTATTGCCACCGGCAAAGCCAAATCGGACATTGTAAGACAAATGAGTACAGAACCGGTATCTGAAATGCTGCCGGCAACGGTTCTGAGAAAGCATTTCAATGGAAAACTGTGGATTGATAAAGCAGCAGCAAAAGGCCTGGAATGAAACCTGAAGAAGTAAAAAATATTGATTTTTGGTCGGAATTAGTGGTAAATACCTCCAGGAGTTCTGGTGCAGGAGGACAGAATGTCAACAAGGTCGAAACCAAAGTGGAGTTGAGATTTAGTATTTCTGAGTCAAAATTTTTGAATGAAGAAGAAAAAGTAGTTTGTAGGCTAAAATTAAAAAATCATATAAACCTGGAAGATGAAATTATAGTTACCTCACAGGAATCCCGCTCGCAACTAAAAAACAAAGAACTGGCCTATAAAAAGTTTTTGGGACTTTTGGAAAAAGCTTTTCAAAAAAACAAACCCAGAAAACCCACAAAACCAAGTCAGGAAAAAATTCTGGAAAGATTAAAAGCCAAGAAAATAGCCGGTGAAAAAAAACAAAATCGGGGCAAAGTGGATTTTTAAATTGATTTTTAACAAAAAATTCTAATATTTTCCGCTTTCTAAATTAGACATTCCCTTATTAAGCCCTTAATTTTCTTATTTTCGTAAAATTCTATCATTAACACTAACCAAAAATGAAAAAAACTCTCCTTATCCTGAGCCTGGCCTGTAGCAGTGTATTTGCCCAGAAAACATACATCCAATGTGGAAATCTGATTGACACACGGTCACAAAAAGTGCTGAAAGAAATGACTGTGGTAGTTGAAGGAAACAAAATAGTAGAAGTCAAAAGTGGCTTTCAGAAAGGCTCTTCCACAGATGTGGTCGTTGATCTGAAAAAGAAATTTGTTCTACCCGGTCTCATTGATATGCATGTGCATCTGGAAAGCCAAACCGCCAAAGATCAGTTTCAGAAAAGAATTCAATATTCTGAAGCCGATGTGGCTTTTGAAGCCCAAAAATATGCCAATATCACTTTGATGGCTGGTTTTACTACCGTTCGTGATTTGGGTGGAAGCGGCGTAAACATATCTCTTCGGGGGGCTATCAATCGGGGTTCGGTTGTTGGTCCAAGAGTATTTACTTCAGGGAAAACCATTGCTACCACCGGAGGCCACGGTGACCCATCAAATGGAATTGGCCCCAATTATATGCTTTCCAATGAAAACCGAATGGATGGGGTTATAAACTCTGCTGACGAGGCTCGCCAGGCAATCAGACAAAGGTATCAGGACGGAGCCGACTGGATTAAAATAACTGCAACCGGAGGAGTGCTGAGTATTGCCAAAAACGGAAAAGGCCCACAGTTTCAGGATGATGAACTCAATGCCCTTATGGCAACGGCCAAAGATTACAGCTTCGGTGTAGCAGCACATGCTCATGGTGCCGAGGGGATAAAAAGAGCAATCAGGGCAGGCGTAATAACTATTGAACATGGATCTTTTTTGGACGACGAATGTATTGCTTTATTCAAAGAAAAAGGAGCTTATCTGGTACCAACGATTATTGCCGGGAAAACTGTTGCCGATTCAGCAAAAATACCCGGATATTATCATCCATTTGTAGTGAAAAAAGCCATTGAAACCGGTGCAATGATTCAGGATGCTTTTGCGAGAGCTTACAAAGCCGGTGTGAAAATTTGTTTCGGTACCGATGCCGGGGTATTTCCTCATGGGTATAATGCCAAGGAGTTTTTATACATGACAGAAGCCGGAATGCCAATTATGGAAGCTCTGAATGCTGCCACTATAACCAACGCCAAAGTGTTAGGCATGGAGAACGAACTGGGAGCCATTGAAGCCGGAAAACTGGCCGATATCATTGCAATTGATGAAGACCCTCAGAAAAATGTACTTTCGCTTATGAATGTAACTTTTGTAATGAAAGACGGAAAAGTTTACAAATCGAAATAAAAAAACCCTCCCGAAATTCAGGAAGGTTTTATGTTTTGAAGTATAATCGCCCTTATTTAAATCATTTCGCTTTCGATATTGTATTGTATCGGATACTGTCGTTCGTATTCGCCCCATACTTTATATCCGCCCGCCAGATTTTTGATATTGGTAAAACCATGCTGTGAAAGTATTTTTGCAGCAATATATCCTCTCAAACCTCTGGCACAATGAACTATCACTGGTTTGTTTCTTTCCACTTTTTCCAGATTTTCCCTCAATTCATCTAAAGGAATATTAACCGAACCTTCAATAAACTTTCCATTAGCTCTCTCGCCTGGATTTCTTATATCCAGAATCTCCATATCTACCCCATTGGAAATCATATCATGCAGTTCTTCAACAGAAATAGGTGAACAACCATGGTTTATTGCATTAGTGGCTGTGTATCCATTTACTACCACCGCATCCTTTGCAGGAGAGTAAGGTGGTGCATAAGCCAAATCAAGCTGCGGAAGGTCTGTAACTTTTAATTTCGCAAAAATCGCTGTACTCAATACATCCACTCTTTTATCAACTCCCACCTGCCCAAATACTTCTGCTCCCAGAAGAGTTAGGTCATTGGCATCGTAATAAGTCTCTACTATTATATCCTTCGGATTAGGAAAATAACTTGGGGTGCTATTGGCAACAATTAAAGACTTTCTGTAGGCTGTTCCGCTTTTTTCCAAATCTCTTGGTCCCAATCCTGTACGACCCATAGTATGATCAAAAAGCTGTACGATAGCGGTTTTATATCCACCACTTAAAGTTTCATTGCCTCCTACTGCATTAAATCCTGCAGCACGGCCACCCTTATTGGAGTGAGTCCCTAAAGGCAAATAATCATGTTGATGTGTTTGTAGATTCAAAATTGAAGCATTGTCACCGGCAGCATAAATATTAGGCAAAGAAGTCTCAAAATGTTCATTTACCACTAAAGCTCCGTTGGGTATAGCTTTGGCTCCCTTAGTAATTAATAAATCGGTGTTAGGTTTGATTCCAACCGACATAATTACATAATCAGTATTCAGATATGTACCATTGCCAAGGTCTATGCTTTTAACTTTTCCGTTTTCTACATTTACTTTTTTTACAAAAGTGTTTTTGATAACGTGAATTCCCTTGTCTTCCAGCACGTTTTGGGCCATTGCCGAGAATTTTGGGGTCCACATCGGCAAAACAGTAGCTCCACCTTCGATTATCGTAACTTTTTTACCCGCTAATGAAAGGTTTTCGGCCACTTCCACACCAATTAGTCCGGCACCCATCACTGTGATATGTTCGGCTTCATCGGATAGTGCATGCTGCATAATATGGTCATAATCACCAAGGCTACGGCATGTTGACCAGTTGTCGGCATCGTTAAGGTTCTCGATAGGAGGTACAAAAGATTTCGCTCCGGTGGCAAAAACAAGCTTTGTGTAAGGATATTCACCTTGCGGGGTTATTACTTTCTGATTTTCTACATCAATGTCGGTCACTTCTTCGTTGAGGTGAACGTCAATCTTAAATCTTTTCCTGAGCAATTCCACATCCGTTACCAGCAGTTTTTCGCGGGTTTTGATATGTTTTGAAAGGGCATAAGGAATACCGCAGGTAGCGTAGGAGATATCTGCGGTTTTCTCAAACATCAATATTTCGGCAAATTCGTCTTCTCTTCTGGCTTTGGCTGCAGCCGATGGACCGGCAGATAACCCGCCTATTATTACAATTCTGTTCATTCTTTTTCTAAATTTTGATACAAACTTAGATACTGGAATTTTAAAAAATTGTAATGATTGTCACGTTACCAAAAGACAATCAAATCAATTGAAATAATTTTTCAAGCAAAAATTTGCTTTACAAACTCTTCAAATACTCAATGCTTTTGGGCACATTTTCAAGTTCCTTATTGCTTTCGTCTTCGATGAAATAGTGCTGTATTCCTATTTTTTTAGAAAGTTTAAATATTTTCTTCCAGTCTGCTTGTCCTGTACCCAAAACCACATCGTTTTCAGCAGGTTCGTGGCCAGATTTATCTCCGACAACTCCTTTTCTGAGGTCTTTAACGTGCATCAGTTTCCAGCGGTTGCCGTAGCGTTTTAACAATTCCTGCGGGTTGGCTGCTCCTCCACCATGGATGGTCCAGAGTACGTCCATTTCAAACGAAACGTATTTGGGGTCGGTGTTTTGGATGATGTAATCCATGTATGTGCCTTTTTCGTGAGGCCTAAACTCGTAGCCATGGTCATGATAGCAGAAAATGAGGCCATTGTCAGCCAGCACTTTGCCACCTTTGTTAAATACCTCCACGGCATTTTTGGTGTCTTCCAGTGTGAAATCGTTGCCTTTGTGAGGTATCCAGGCACACATTACATATTTGGCTCCCAATGCTTTGGCTTTGTCGGCCACTGCCTGTGGGTTGTCACGCAACTCTTCAAAACCGCAACCTGTCGATGGGATGCTGATACCGCGATCATTGCACATTTTCTTAAATTCTTCGGGCGTTTGACCTTTTTGTGGGCCGCCTTCCAGCTCAGTAAAGCCCATATTCTGGATGATATCGAGGGTGTGTTCGGTGCCTTTGGGGAAATGATTACGAAATGTATAAGCCTGTACACCTAGCGGAAAAGTATATAATTTCTTTTGGGCAAAAAGGTTTGTTCCCGAAAAAGACAATAATAGCAATAAAAATAGAGCTGTTTTTTTCATGATAAATTGAGGTTGAAATAAGAATTTTGATAAAATTATTCAATTCCAACCTGAATCAGAAGAAACTAAGGATTTTATTTTGACCAGATCAAACCAAACTCAATTTCTGACCGGTTAATTCGGTGTTTGGAACCGGAAAATGATTCGAAACCCGGGTTTTGATCAGTCCAGATATCAATTCTCCGGTCATAATTATATTGTCTCTTTGAAGGTAAAAAATTTCCTTTTAACTGAAAGCCTAATCCGGAGTTTTGAGCATGAAAAGGGAAAAATGCTATTTGAAATGCGGGTTGAACAAATGGAAATGGAGATAGTTTGGCCGAATAGTCAACATTTATAACTTCAAAACTCTTTGTGCTTTGTCCTCCATAAGTTATAGAATTTTTTAGCAATCCTCCAACTCCGGCTTTCAAAGAAAGATTAAGCATTATCAATTTGTAGCGAAATCTGTAAAAAGGACTGATAAAGCCGGTGATGTTTTTTATGTAAACCATGTCGTCAGAACTCCAGATCAACTCCAGAGTTTTAAATTCTGAAAATTCATTTTCAAAATCAAAAGGATAGCCCCTTTTTGAAGGAATATTGAAAACACTTGCTCCAACTTCCAAACCAATGTTTTTTGTCAAAAATCTTCCGAAAGCAATCTCAAAATTTATAGGAATGATGTCATCATGGGTTGTTCCAAGGATTGAAACGAAGTTTTTATCATTAATTTCTTTTCTTACACCTATACCCAAGTATTGATATGAATTAGTTTTTACGGGGATATAACTAAAAAAATCGGCCCCGGTTATTCGAATCCCGGTGTTCCTGGTCACAAATTTTCTGTTTCCAAACATTAGCTCCACGCTGTTCCCTGCTTTTATTTCTTTTTGGGAAAAAGAATATAATGTGCTGAATATCAATATTATTGTAAAAGCTGTATTTTTCATAATTATTTAAATTCCGGACTTAAAACTATAAATTTCTTTCCTCCAATCAGCGATATTTCAACCCAAAATTGTGCAGGAAGCACAGGCTCCTTTAGTGTGAGATATAAGTTGAAAAACGGTATATAATTATCATTGATATATCCGAGGTTATTAAAATATTGGATACTTTCTGAAAGAGAGGTTTTGAGTACATTGGTGCCGAATACTTGTTCCAATTTATCGCTAACAAAAAGCTCAGTAACATCAGATTTTTGAGGAAAATCTTCTGATAAGTTTTTCACTGTAAATATTTTAATACTTTCGATTTTTTCTTTTAAAATTTTCCTTGAAATACAATCACAGCGGGTCATGGCATTGGCAGCTGGATAAAGTGTAACCGCGTTGGGCGAAAAATATACTTTTGCGGTGCTATCTTCCATTTTCAAGCGGAAAGCAATCCCCTTTATTGAGGCTTTTTGCGGTACAATTTCTTCGATTTTTGCTCTATTGATTTCAATATTCCCAACGGGCTCTTCATCACATTTACAACAAGCAAAAAGCAGATTAAGGAATACAAAGAAAAGATTGATGTAGATAATTTTTCTGATCATTTGGATTAGCAATTTTTATAAAAATAAAACATAAAATTAGAATGAAATATTATATCAAATAAAAACTTATTTTAAGGTAAATTTTTTGTCTATCAGAATTCAATTTTCAATAAAACCCCCATTTTTCCATTCAAATCCTCCGACTTATTTATCTTTGCATCTTAATGTCTCAATATGAAACCCCTTTTAAAAGTCGTTCAGGATTTTTTTGATTCTGCCATCAATGAAACCATCACCAGTACCGAAATCATCCCTCTGAGTGGAGGTGACAGACGATATTTCCGTTTTTATACTTCCAAAAACTCTTACATCGGCTGTTACAACGAAAACATCAAAGAAAATGAGGTTTTCTTCTACTATACCAATCATTTC
The sequence above is a segment of the Cytophagaceae bacterium genome. Coding sequences within it:
- a CDS encoding S41 family peptidase; protein product: MNQNSDKKTASIPLIISVSVALGIFLGATIFGKKTFNSQTFSSGKIFNEVLLNIQKSYVDEVDIDSLSQFGITKMLEKLDPHTAYLPPQEAELASSDLHDGFDGIGVEFNIFNDSLYVVTALSGGPSEAVGIKTGDIILQADTMNLSGKKLNNNLVFKSLRGPRNSIVKLKIKRKGFGKPLFFNVKRDKIPTFSIDAAYLMADKKTGYIKINRFAETTYDEFVTHLKNLKSAGMQQLMIDLRDNPGGYMDKATDIVDELVGGNGVIVYTKGKDKANNYEVKAEKDGIFEKGKIVVLVDEGSASASEIVSGSLQDYDRATIVGRRTFGKGLVQAPIKLSDGSELRLTISRYYIPSGRSIQKPYTLGHGEEYMEDMHKRFSQKELFVKDSIKFNQKLKFKTKGGRTVYGGGGITPDVFVPQDTSYYTPYLVELFAQNIFREFSMKYTQEHQNELKAMGFQKYLSSYNLDEKVLAGLKLTAQQKGIKFSEKDFALSKDYIKLYTKALIARNIWKRNEKEGLTNEFYQVFNQDDPMIRKGLASF
- a CDS encoding pyridoxamine 5'-phosphate oxidase family protein, which produces MIKQTPKTTPSRSAKRASYDEATINSILDEAMFCTISYSVDNQPFSIPTAFVRKEDKLYIHGSVGSHFLREIEKGIPLCISVMLVDDLVVAKSAFHHSVNYRSVIIFSKAERINDFDTKWDFFKELTEKIVPSSWEYLRPMKAGEVNKTMLLSFDISEASAKIRQGMPIDDDEDLSLPIWSGLIPVPPKRLTPIADEFSKDIPLPDHLKNHA
- a CDS encoding GNAT family N-acetyltransferase, which translates into the protein MILLEKNKYFLCEKALESVQINHFFAMSVIRNHVNGQVFVNHADNPEVFYVKHPYGMSLLFGKTDDENFNNWLKKYISGEKTNHEYLQASPDSWDEIFQVWFSNIWSETENKQKIWLQTRANFEFLPNEFHKYFPETGNREIVKIDKEIFESFEGSVVPNVFWNNAEDFLQKGLGFCLKVKGKPASIAFSSFVHEPYFEIGIETAEEFRGNGLAKIVCSELIDFLQNNRFIPVWSCRKGNSQSYYLAQKLGFKPSFEIPYYIL
- a CDS encoding GNAT family N-acetyltransferase, with amino-acid sequence MEIKIARSEQDYLKCLEVLKHLRPHLSAEILLNLITEMEKESYTLIYAEEKGKVTSACGFRYLTTLFEGRFIYIDDLTTAPEFRGKGYAGALFDFVVEKAKSEGLNAVHLDSGHQRYDAHRLYLNKKMKIVYHHFRLGLKE
- a CDS encoding glucosamine-6-phosphate deaminase, with amino-acid sequence MQTEIFENSEDLAIALAGHIMGILKEKPNATMVLTSGNTPIAAYRHIAKTASKDLFKHATIIGLDEWVGVSGESEGSCKYIVEENLLKPLGIPASQYTFFDSMTTDLQAECERVDELIFSKGGLDFILVGLGVNGHIGLNEPGSSFDSYCQVTDLEEITITIGQKYFNSATPLTQGITVGLKHLLEAKEAMVIATGKAKSDIVRQMSTEPVSEMLPATVLRKHFNGKLWIDKAAAKGLE
- the arfB gene encoding aminoacyl-tRNA hydrolase; translated protein: MKPEEVKNIDFWSELVVNTSRSSGAGGQNVNKVETKVELRFSISESKFLNEEEKVVCRLKLKNHINLEDEIIVTSQESRSQLKNKELAYKKFLGLLEKAFQKNKPRKPTKPSQEKILERLKAKKIAGEKKQNRGKVDF